One window from the genome of Desulfobulbaceae bacterium encodes:
- a CDS encoding rod shape-determining protein, with protein sequence MPEDQSTKSNQLLLGIDFGTSRTAVMSNRGYKKITRSIVGYPKDIIGIKFLGKAQVFGDEALKNRSALTLYHPLEDGVVREASEKDYSAALELLKHVITEAKQGEDIPVSGIIGVPSRASIMNKELLLKIAHEVMTTALVVSEPFMVAYHMNKLNNCIVVDIGAGTVDICGVKGSIPGPKDQVTLLKGGDYIDERLESAIQQRYFDVQITRNLVRTIKEQHAFVGVSPSGPIKATLRIDGKPAEYDITEEIRSVCESIVPDIVENIITVMKSYDPENQQEALNNIYLAGGGSNIKGLASMIAARLKDYGEVTVLCVDDPDFSGCGGALKLALDLPPEHWDKIGFAGSIG encoded by the coding sequence AACCAGTTACTGCTCGGAATCGACTTCGGAACCTCACGAACCGCCGTAATGTCGAATCGCGGATACAAAAAAATCACCCGATCCATTGTCGGTTACCCAAAGGATATCATCGGCATTAAGTTTCTCGGCAAGGCACAGGTTTTTGGCGATGAAGCCCTAAAGAACCGTTCCGCTCTAACCCTGTATCATCCACTCGAAGATGGCGTAGTTCGTGAAGCCAGTGAGAAGGATTACAGTGCCGCCCTTGAGCTGCTCAAACACGTAATTACTGAAGCCAAGCAAGGTGAGGACATTCCGGTTTCAGGAATTATCGGCGTACCCTCTCGCGCCTCAATAATGAACAAGGAACTTCTTTTAAAAATTGCCCATGAAGTCATGACCACTGCCCTTGTTGTCTCTGAGCCTTTCATGGTGGCCTACCACATGAATAAGCTGAACAACTGCATTGTTGTCGACATAGGCGCTGGTACTGTCGACATATGTGGAGTCAAAGGTTCCATTCCCGGCCCCAAAGACCAGGTAACACTCTTAAAGGGTGGCGACTACATCGACGAACGCCTTGAGTCAGCTATTCAACAACGATATTTCGATGTTCAGATTACCCGCAACCTTGTTCGAACAATTAAAGAACAGCATGCCTTTGTCGGCGTTTCCCCCTCCGGACCGATTAAAGCAACCCTACGCATCGATGGCAAACCTGCCGAATATGATATCACTGAAGAGATACGCAGCGTATGCGAGAGCATAGTGCCCGATATCGTCGAAAATATTATTACTGTAATGAAAAGTTACGACCCGGAAAATCAACAGGAAGCATTAAACAATATCTACCTTGCAGGCGGAGGCTCAAACATCAAGGGCCTTGCCTCGATGATTGCCGCTCGTTTGAAAGATTACGGCGAAGTGACGGTTCTCTGCGTTGACGACCCCGACTTCTCCGGCTGTGGTGGCGCCCTAAAACTTGCATTGGATCTCCCCCCGGAACATTGGGATAAAATTGGCTTTGCCGGCTCGATTGGCTGA
- a CDS encoding response regulator, whose amino-acid sequence MENEAQKEIRILVVDDEEGVLDSYKSIFGLSQESESDMRIQDLQAKLYGTAANPASLFSYHITCRQQAKDALQAVRESLNNDQPFAMVFLDVRMPPGPDGVWAAEQIRSLDPLINIVIVTAYSDIDPEEISARVRPLDKLLYIQKPFHTQEVQQFGAALGAKWVAEKRILHINKELSQKVEEQTADLRLINAALEESIVKLQNSERRLIKAQEEVTTKANDLEGTTIALQQMVKKNERDQKEVQDKILFSVNEMINPYIEKLKECNLNEEALVCANIIESNVGEIVAPFMQGLAYKYFRLTPKEIHIANLIKQGKSTKRIADLLNLTTRGVEFHRDKIRNKIGIKHSKSNLGEVLKNLEIEFIGR is encoded by the coding sequence ATGGAAAATGAGGCCCAAAAAGAGATTAGAATACTGGTTGTTGACGATGAAGAAGGTGTGCTTGATTCCTATAAGAGTATTTTTGGTCTTTCTCAAGAGAGTGAATCTGATATGCGGATACAGGATTTGCAAGCGAAGCTTTACGGGACAGCGGCGAATCCGGCAAGTTTGTTTTCGTATCACATAACATGTCGGCAGCAGGCCAAAGATGCGCTGCAGGCTGTACGAGAATCATTGAACAATGACCAGCCGTTTGCCATGGTCTTTCTTGATGTTAGAATGCCGCCTGGTCCCGATGGCGTTTGGGCCGCTGAGCAAATAAGAAGTCTTGACCCCCTTATTAATATAGTTATTGTTACTGCCTATTCTGATATTGATCCGGAGGAAATCTCAGCACGGGTCCGGCCACTTGATAAACTTCTTTATATTCAAAAACCATTTCACACCCAGGAGGTCCAGCAGTTTGGTGCCGCACTCGGAGCGAAGTGGGTCGCTGAAAAGCGTATATTGCATATTAATAAGGAGCTGAGTCAGAAAGTGGAGGAGCAGACTGCCGATCTGCGCTTGATAAATGCCGCACTTGAAGAGTCTATTGTTAAGCTGCAAAATTCCGAGCGCCGCCTGATCAAAGCTCAAGAAGAGGTGACCACCAAAGCCAATGATTTAGAGGGCACAACCATTGCCCTGCAGCAAATGGTCAAGAAAAACGAACGAGACCAAAAGGAAGTGCAGGATAAGATTCTCTTCAGTGTTAATGAGATGATCAATCCCTATATTGAAAAACTTAAAGAGTGTAACCTTAATGAAGAGGCCCTTGTTTGCGCTAATATAATCGAATCAAATGTTGGTGAGATTGTTGCCCCTTTTATGCAGGGTCTTGCCTATAAGTACTTTCGTCTGACTCCCAAGGAGATTCATATAGCGAATCTGATCAAGCAGGGCAAAAGTACCAAGCGCATTGCTGACCTGCTGAATCTTACTACGCGTGGTGTCGAGTTTCATCGCGATAAAATACGCAATAAAATTGGCATTAAGCATAGCAAGTCCAACCTGGGTGAGGTTCTGAAAAACCTGGAGATTGAGTTTATAGGGCGATAG